One Mycobacterium sp. SMC-4 DNA window includes the following coding sequences:
- a CDS encoding O-methyltransferase: protein MDTLNSPPVADVLARLFMEAQVADGPLYAEWSEALQDNSEEVARLMAREAQDYKSVYREFAKNFLNVSAEFGRFLYVCARARRARHIVEFGTSFGVSTIHLAVALRDGGDGRMVSTELEPAKAQRAQENLTDAGLADLVDIRVGDALETLRDGIDDGIDLVLLDGAWSLYLPVLQILESRLAPGALVIAENAVDESGDYLTYVRNPGNGYRSLPLPFEPGRGNEMSVYTA from the coding sequence ATGGACACTCTCAACTCACCGCCCGTCGCCGACGTGCTGGCCCGGCTGTTCATGGAGGCCCAGGTCGCAGACGGCCCGCTGTACGCCGAATGGTCCGAGGCGTTGCAGGACAACAGCGAGGAAGTGGCACGACTAATGGCCCGGGAGGCGCAAGACTACAAGAGCGTTTATCGAGAGTTCGCGAAAAACTTTCTCAACGTGTCGGCGGAATTCGGGCGGTTCCTCTACGTCTGCGCCCGGGCACGCCGCGCACGCCACATCGTCGAATTCGGCACCTCTTTCGGCGTCTCGACCATCCACCTCGCCGTGGCGTTGCGCGACGGAGGTGACGGCCGAATGGTGAGCACCGAGCTCGAACCGGCCAAAGCCCAACGTGCGCAGGAAAATCTGACTGACGCGGGACTAGCCGACCTGGTCGACATTCGCGTCGGGGACGCGTTGGAGACACTACGGGACGGCATCGACGACGGTATCGACCTAGTGCTGCTCGACGGCGCTTGGAGCCTGTACCTTCCGGTGCTACAGATCCTCGAATCACGCCTGGCGCCGGGAGCGTTGGTGATTGCCGAGAACGCCGTGGACGAGTCGGGTGACTATCTCACCTACGTGCGCAACCCCGGCAACGGGTACCGCTCGCTGCCCCTGCCGTTCGAACCCGGCCGCGGCAACGAGATGTCCGTATACACCGCCTGA
- a CDS encoding amidohydrolase family protein, with amino-acid sequence MKMSAKPVQKSVMGRRNFLTGAAALGVGAGLSACAAASNDPAAEISDISLRDQDLLFIATEETYTTDELIALNAISDDHAEYLKETGLAELGPGRIGEMDEAGIDVQILSAHTPGVQDLAGQEGNDFAYRLNKMIADGPMANHPGRYQAYATLPLQDPEASADELERAVRVDGFVGAMTNGFIGSKFLDHQDFEPVLARAEALDVPIYLHPGYPPKEVFDIYYKIGRPGFDAEYQEHIFSGSGYGWHQEVLTQSLRLIMTGVFDRFPRLQIIIGHMGEGLPFYYERIVEDLGEPTEGYLNKPVGQYFNDNFWYTTSAFFQDELLHLLLKYITVDRVMFATDYPFANMKEGTDWFRAVDLPRETKEKVAFRNAEKLFGITV; translated from the coding sequence ATGAAGATGAGCGCAAAACCCGTACAGAAATCCGTGATGGGCCGCCGCAACTTTCTTACTGGCGCTGCCGCACTTGGTGTTGGTGCCGGATTGTCCGCGTGTGCCGCTGCATCTAATGACCCGGCGGCAGAGATTTCGGACATCTCGTTGCGAGACCAAGACCTGCTCTTTATTGCCACAGAAGAGACCTATACCACCGATGAGCTGATCGCGCTGAACGCAATTAGCGATGATCACGCAGAGTACCTCAAGGAAACTGGTCTTGCCGAACTCGGGCCCGGCCGCATCGGCGAAATGGACGAGGCGGGTATCGATGTTCAAATTCTCTCCGCACACACGCCGGGCGTGCAGGATCTCGCCGGTCAGGAGGGCAACGATTTTGCGTATCGCCTCAACAAGATGATCGCCGATGGCCCAATGGCCAACCATCCTGGGCGATACCAGGCCTATGCGACCCTGCCCCTGCAGGACCCCGAGGCATCTGCGGACGAATTGGAGCGCGCCGTCCGCGTAGACGGCTTCGTTGGCGCCATGACCAATGGGTTCATTGGCAGCAAGTTCCTCGACCACCAGGATTTCGAGCCCGTTCTGGCCCGTGCCGAGGCACTTGATGTTCCGATATACCTTCATCCGGGTTACCCACCGAAAGAAGTCTTTGATATCTACTACAAAATCGGACGCCCAGGATTTGACGCTGAGTACCAGGAGCATATTTTCAGTGGCTCAGGATATGGTTGGCACCAAGAGGTGCTTACTCAATCCCTTAGACTGATCATGACCGGGGTGTTCGACAGATTCCCAAGATTGCAGATCATTATCGGCCACATGGGAGAAGGCCTTCCGTTCTATTACGAGCGCATCGTCGAAGATCTGGGAGAACCGACCGAGGGTTATCTGAACAAGCCTGTCGGGCAATACTTCAACGACAACTTCTGGTACACAACCAGCGCATTCTTTCAAGATGAGCTGCTCCATCTTTTGCTGAAGTACATCACCGTGGATCGAGTGATGTTTGCAACCGACTACCCATTTGCAAACATGAAGGAAGGAACCGACTGGTTTCGGGCAGTGGACCTGCCGCGCGAGACCAAGGAAAAAGTCGCGTTCCGAAATGCTGAAAAGCTGTTCGGCATAACGGTGTAA
- a CDS encoding DUF4267 domain-containing protein translates to MSADRAAVVAGGIRLASGISFLVDPLRANKLWGDPDEPPPSTRLLLRSMGYRDALIGGLLIAAGVRGHDTRGWFLASGGADAADLLGGMSVHDQMRPAQKVVGLGGAVIGIAVGLWGCTRRPRRDRQREAVRHN, encoded by the coding sequence ATGAGCGCAGATCGTGCAGCCGTGGTTGCTGGTGGCATCCGGCTGGCCTCGGGCATCTCGTTTCTCGTCGATCCGCTTCGCGCGAACAAGCTCTGGGGTGATCCCGACGAGCCGCCGCCGAGCACACGGCTGCTCCTGCGGTCGATGGGCTACCGGGACGCGTTGATCGGTGGACTGTTGATCGCCGCGGGCGTGCGAGGCCACGACACGCGCGGATGGTTCCTGGCCTCCGGCGGCGCCGACGCAGCCGACCTCCTCGGCGGGATGAGCGTGCACGACCAGATGAGGCCGGCGCAGAAAGTCGTCGGTCTCGGCGGCGCGGTCATCGGCATCGCAGTAGGGCTCTGGGGCTGCACGAGACGCCCCCGCCGAGATCGCCAGCGGGAGGCGGTTCGGCACAACTAA
- a CDS encoding helix-turn-helix transcriptional regulator, which produces MRWRTNGRPLRAALRALHADVSRRWTLAELSEIGQMSRSVFAAAFKAKVGTPPLTYLINWRMTLARDALRSGSRSISELAAATGYESESAFSTAFRREVGSSPRHYRNASQDGGALTR; this is translated from the coding sequence TTGCGGTGGCGCACCAACGGTCGTCCGCTACGTGCGGCGTTACGGGCGCTACACGCCGATGTCAGCCGCCGATGGACTCTGGCCGAGCTCAGCGAGATCGGGCAGATGTCGCGTTCAGTATTTGCCGCCGCGTTCAAGGCCAAGGTGGGTACACCGCCGCTGACCTACTTGATCAACTGGCGAATGACGCTGGCCCGCGACGCGCTGCGCAGCGGCAGTCGGTCGATCTCCGAGCTCGCCGCGGCGACGGGTTACGAATCTGAAAGCGCTTTCAGCACAGCCTTTCGCCGTGAAGTGGGCTCCTCGCCTCGGCACTACCGCAACGCGTCACAGGACGGCGGGGCACTGACCCGGTGA
- a CDS encoding GNAT family N-acetyltransferase, translating into MAQSRVRLRSATADDHAFVVEMARHACIIEDWPLPDPGDGEVLELLPPVGIVPILAEDHSAIAIGAVWTYHSNPPLRTDAAGSPLPELCIAVAPGSRGAGIGGLLLDALFAELSPHAEAMCTNVHVRNPAKHLYERKGFRVVGQGNGPLGIAMIKDLR; encoded by the coding sequence ATGGCACAGTCCAGAGTGCGACTCCGCTCGGCGACCGCTGACGATCACGCTTTCGTCGTCGAGATGGCCCGCCATGCCTGCATTATCGAAGACTGGCCACTTCCTGACCCCGGTGACGGCGAAGTGCTCGAATTGCTCCCACCTGTTGGCATCGTGCCGATCCTTGCCGAGGATCACAGCGCGATCGCTATCGGTGCGGTGTGGACGTACCATAGCAATCCGCCATTGCGCACTGATGCGGCCGGGTCGCCATTGCCGGAACTCTGCATCGCTGTCGCACCAGGCTCGCGGGGAGCCGGCATCGGCGGCTTGCTTCTGGATGCACTGTTCGCCGAGCTTTCGCCACATGCAGAAGCAATGTGCACTAATGTCCATGTTCGCAATCCGGCCAAACATCTGTACGAGCGCAAGGGATTTCGCGTGGTGGGCCAAGGCAATGGACCCCTCGGCATCGCTATGATCAAAGATTTGCGATGA
- a CDS encoding GNAT family N-acetyltransferase, translating into MDAFNDPEIQRWHVRRADSEDEARQWISEWRDGWTAEAQLNWALVDRTSDSLTGRISLKCVDLHDGSAEAAYWMAPAWRGRGLCSQALTTLCQWAFREVGFQRIGLEHSVANLASCRVAEKAGFRVEGIRRSAALHADGWHDMHVHALLAGDTQDRR; encoded by the coding sequence GTGGACGCCTTCAATGACCCCGAGATCCAACGCTGGCATGTGCGGCGCGCCGATTCTGAGGACGAAGCGCGCCAGTGGATTAGCGAGTGGCGTGACGGGTGGACTGCAGAGGCTCAGTTGAATTGGGCGCTGGTTGACCGCACCAGCGATTCATTGACCGGCCGTATTTCGCTCAAATGCGTGGATTTGCACGATGGTTCAGCTGAAGCGGCGTACTGGATGGCGCCAGCGTGGCGTGGACGAGGACTCTGTTCTCAAGCCCTTACTACTTTGTGTCAGTGGGCATTCCGTGAAGTCGGTTTCCAGCGGATTGGGTTGGAGCATTCGGTCGCCAACCTCGCCTCTTGTCGGGTTGCGGAGAAGGCCGGGTTTCGCGTGGAGGGCATCCGGCGGAGTGCTGCGTTGCACGCTGACGGCTGGCACGACATGCACGTGCATGCGCTTCTGGCCGGTGATACGCAGGACCGCCGGTGA
- a CDS encoding uridine kinase, translating into MSAAFGRVDALDFVAARIPVFDGQRCPRIAIDGPDGAGKTHFADALAELLRDRQRPVVRVSLDDFHNTREVRYRLGRSSPEGFWSDSYNYRQFYTDVLVPFRPGGSRRYRTACHDVTTDTILMPEPQLAAPGTVLVVDGIFLHRNELATSWDLSVFLDVPFIETARRMALRDGSNPDPDHPTMRRYVEAQRRYFRECKPQDRATILIANSNHESPVVLRG; encoded by the coding sequence ATGAGCGCTGCTTTCGGTCGAGTGGATGCGTTGGACTTCGTCGCGGCGCGGATTCCTGTCTTCGACGGTCAGCGTTGCCCGAGGATCGCGATCGACGGGCCCGACGGTGCCGGCAAGACCCATTTCGCGGACGCACTAGCCGAACTTCTACGAGACCGACAACGACCAGTCGTCCGAGTATCACTCGACGACTTTCACAACACCCGCGAGGTTCGGTACCGGCTGGGCCGTAGTTCGCCTGAGGGGTTCTGGTCAGACTCCTACAACTATCGCCAGTTCTATACCGATGTCCTTGTCCCGTTTCGGCCCGGCGGATCTCGGCGATACCGCACCGCCTGCCATGACGTCACCACTGACACGATTCTCATGCCGGAGCCGCAGCTGGCCGCCCCGGGCACAGTGCTCGTGGTGGACGGAATCTTCCTGCACCGCAACGAGCTTGCCACTAGCTGGGACCTATCCGTGTTCCTCGATGTTCCCTTCATCGAAACCGCACGAAGGATGGCCTTGCGAGATGGAAGTAACCCAGACCCGGACCATCCCACCATGCGGCGCTATGTTGAAGCGCAGCGCCGCTACTTCCGAGAATGCAAGCCTCAGGATCGAGCGACGATCCTGATCGCAAACAGCAACCACGAATCGCCAGTAGTACTCCGCGGGTAA
- a CDS encoding IS256 family transposase — translation MLTVVHDAIEANESTGGAGRSLLDEIVRDGARQMLAAALKAEVAAYVAQFADQLDEKGHRLVVRNGYHQAREVLTAAGAVEVKAPRVNDKRVDPDTGERKRFSSAILPAWARKSPQMSEVLPLLYLHGLSTSDFTPALEQFLGSGAGLSATTITRLTSQWQDEARAFAARDLSGTDYVYLWVDGIHLKVRLDQEKLCLLVMLGVRADGRKELVAITDGYRESTESWADLLRDCKRRGMTAPVLAVGDGALGFWKAVREVFPATKEQRCWFHKQANVLAALPKSAHASALSALKEIYNAEDIDKAQVAVKAFTVDFGAKYPKAVAKITDDLDTLLEFYHYPAEHWIHLRTTNPIESTFATVRLRTKVTKGPGSRAAGLAMAYKLIDAAAARWRAVNAPHLVALVRAGAVFHKGKLLERPTEITPPTPPSDGDQQAGTEVA, via the coding sequence ATGCTCACCGTAGTTCACGATGCCATCGAGGCCAACGAAAGCACTGGCGGTGCTGGTCGGTCGTTGTTGGACGAGATCGTCCGCGACGGCGCCCGTCAGATGCTGGCCGCCGCGTTGAAGGCTGAGGTCGCCGCCTACGTGGCCCAGTTCGCCGATCAGCTCGATGAGAAGGGGCATCGGCTGGTGGTCCGCAACGGCTATCACCAGGCCCGCGAGGTGCTGACGGCAGCCGGGGCAGTTGAGGTGAAAGCACCGCGAGTCAACGACAAACGCGTCGACCCCGACACCGGTGAGCGGAAACGGTTTTCCTCGGCGATCCTGCCGGCCTGGGCACGCAAGTCACCGCAGATGAGCGAAGTGCTGCCGCTGCTGTACCTGCACGGGCTGTCCACCAGCGACTTCACCCCCGCTCTGGAGCAGTTCCTGGGCTCGGGTGCCGGGCTCTCGGCCACCACGATCACCCGGCTGACCAGCCAGTGGCAGGACGAGGCCCGCGCGTTCGCCGCCCGGGACCTGTCGGGCACCGATTACGTCTACCTGTGGGTCGACGGCATCCACCTCAAGGTCCGCCTGGACCAGGAAAAGCTGTGTCTGCTGGTGATGCTCGGCGTGCGCGCGGACGGCCGCAAAGAGCTCGTGGCGATCACCGACGGCTACCGGGAATCGACCGAGTCGTGGGCTGATCTGCTGCGCGACTGTAAACGACGCGGCATGACCGCACCCGTGCTCGCCGTCGGCGATGGCGCACTCGGCTTCTGGAAAGCGGTACGCGAGGTGTTCCCGGCCACCAAAGAACAGCGGTGCTGGTTTCATAAGCAAGCCAATGTGCTTGCCGCCCTGCCGAAATCAGCGCACGCGTCGGCGTTGTCGGCGCTCAAGGAGATCTACAACGCCGAGGATATCGACAAGGCCCAGGTCGCGGTCAAGGCCTTCACGGTCGACTTCGGGGCCAAGTACCCCAAGGCGGTCGCCAAGATCACCGACGATCTGGACACCCTACTGGAGTTCTACCACTATCCCGCCGAGCACTGGATCCACCTACGCACGACAAATCCGATCGAAAGCACCTTTGCCACAGTACGTTTGAGAACCAAGGTCACCAAGGGGCCGGGATCACGTGCGGCTGGTCTGGCCATGGCCTACAAGCTCATCGACGCCGCCGCGGCCCGCTGGCGTGCCGTCAACGCACCACACCTGGTCGCCCTGGTCCGCGCCGGCGCGGTCTTCCACAAGGGCAAACTGCTCGAACGCCCCACCGAAATCACCCCACCGACACCGCCCTCAGACGGCGATCAGCAAGCCGGAACGGAGGTCGCCTGA
- a CDS encoding MFS transporter produces MAAALSSIGSAISAVAMPVLVVQLLGASPFEVGVVNAAQFVPYAALGLVAGVYVDHWRRKPVLVWASVGRALSLGLVPVLWLAGSLQMWMLVVALLAFGAFSVFGFAATQSLLPRLVPTGQLVAANARLDQADAAAQTLGPAMGGGLVGLLGAPAAIVVDAISYLVEAVLIASVHAPEPQPEPRSRHLRHEIGEGLKWTYRHRTLGPLAVSTHIWFLANGAAMTALSLLALRSMGFTPYAFGMLLTVFGVASLIGASLAPSTGDRIGVGRVIILARTAYPITWLLVACAPESSLGDAVIFVALGFQGIAAGIENANEMGYWQTLTPDRLLGRVNATRRSINQTMGALGAVLGGLCIGAFGEQFTLATAVAGFAVAAAIAASSALRRHGS; encoded by the coding sequence GTGGCTGCGGCACTCAGTTCCATCGGGTCGGCGATCTCTGCGGTCGCGATGCCCGTCTTGGTCGTCCAGTTGCTCGGTGCCAGCCCATTCGAGGTTGGCGTGGTCAACGCCGCACAGTTTGTTCCGTACGCGGCCCTTGGACTTGTCGCCGGGGTGTATGTCGACCACTGGCGCCGCAAACCTGTGCTGGTGTGGGCCAGCGTGGGGCGTGCTCTGAGCCTGGGGCTGGTTCCAGTTCTGTGGTTGGCCGGCAGTCTGCAGATGTGGATGCTGGTCGTCGCGTTGCTGGCGTTCGGGGCGTTCTCGGTATTCGGGTTCGCCGCCACGCAATCATTGCTTCCCCGACTGGTACCGACGGGACAATTGGTTGCGGCGAACGCGCGTCTCGATCAGGCCGACGCTGCCGCCCAAACCCTCGGCCCGGCGATGGGCGGTGGACTCGTGGGCCTCTTGGGCGCTCCCGCGGCCATCGTCGTCGACGCGATCAGTTACCTCGTCGAGGCTGTGCTGATTGCGAGCGTCCATGCCCCCGAACCCCAACCAGAACCACGCTCGCGCCACCTCCGTCACGAGATCGGCGAAGGCCTGAAATGGACTTACCGCCACCGGACTCTCGGTCCGCTGGCAGTGTCGACACACATATGGTTCCTCGCCAACGGGGCAGCGATGACAGCGCTTTCCCTGCTGGCCCTGCGCTCCATGGGGTTCACCCCCTACGCATTCGGAATGCTATTGACGGTCTTCGGTGTCGCGAGTCTGATCGGGGCCTCGTTGGCACCGTCGACCGGTGACCGAATAGGGGTGGGACGGGTGATCATTCTGGCGCGCACCGCATACCCGATCACGTGGCTGCTCGTGGCCTGCGCCCCTGAATCCAGTTTGGGCGATGCAGTGATTTTCGTTGCGTTGGGATTCCAAGGGATCGCAGCCGGCATCGAGAATGCCAACGAGATGGGCTACTGGCAGACGCTTACACCGGACCGGCTGCTCGGGCGCGTGAACGCCACGAGGCGCTCCATTAATCAGACGATGGGCGCTTTGGGAGCGGTCCTGGGCGGCTTGTGCATCGGCGCCTTCGGTGAGCAATTCACGCTCGCTACCGCTGTCGCTGGTTTCGCGGTCGCAGCGGCCATTGCCGCGTCATCAGCGCTTCGAAGACACGGCAGCTAG
- a CDS encoding helix-turn-helix transcriptional regulator — MKREVDYTWRLAELMAAHGMHNSTDLIPRLAERGIQLSRPQVYRVVHQRPERVSLQLMAALCDILGCGVEDLVTVTATDVRRRKTASGAAATPPPNVVELNKSVRPRRARVITDGPD; from the coding sequence ATGAAACGCGAAGTCGACTACACCTGGCGCCTCGCCGAGCTCATGGCCGCGCATGGCATGCACAACAGCACTGACCTGATCCCCCGCCTGGCCGAACGTGGCATTCAGCTCTCCCGACCCCAGGTCTACCGTGTTGTCCACCAACGGCCCGAACGTGTTTCGCTGCAACTGATGGCCGCGCTATGCGACATCCTCGGCTGTGGCGTGGAGGACCTGGTGACCGTCACTGCCACCGACGTCCGACGCCGGAAGACCGCATCCGGGGCAGCCGCTACCCCGCCGCCGAACGTGGTCGAACTCAACAAGTCGGTCCGGCCACGGCGGGCGCGGGTCATCACCGATGGCCCCGATTAA
- a CDS encoding site-specific integrase: protein MPVDKSGRVVLVGSVPLLHPEAQTVEDMLDGWRNQQLCRNLDHETISKRIALVRRFIDHCNEYPWAWTPAMVEEFFADLRGIKGRAQSTVRGYQNGLRLFCSYIADPDYGWDRVCEQRFGTHPAQVFFEWNTAAHVQDNEQNPLKRPFTKKELQDFFDHADEQVSLIANARKKGWLPAYRDSVMFKVAYSYGLRFNELRHLQTVDFSRNPHAAEFGRYGAVLIRYGKAKKGSPPKRRTVFTVFDWTPEVIADWLTHGQPYIDDSIDLFPSERGSLIAETTLLRRFRRYCDELDLPAGLDLHSFRRSHITHLIEDGWDAKFVQDQAGHDVASTTSLYTGVSSDYRTRTLRRMLDQTVKDALSFGEESS, encoded by the coding sequence TTGCCCGTCGACAAGAGCGGTCGCGTGGTTCTGGTCGGGTCAGTTCCGCTGCTGCATCCGGAGGCCCAAACCGTCGAGGACATGCTCGACGGCTGGCGCAACCAGCAACTGTGCCGCAACCTCGACCACGAGACCATCAGCAAGCGCATCGCCCTGGTGCGCCGCTTCATCGACCACTGCAACGAGTACCCCTGGGCCTGGACACCGGCGATGGTTGAAGAGTTCTTCGCCGATCTGCGCGGCATCAAAGGCCGGGCGCAATCGACCGTGCGCGGCTACCAGAACGGCCTACGGTTGTTCTGCTCGTACATCGCTGATCCGGACTACGGCTGGGATCGGGTATGCGAGCAGCGCTTCGGCACTCACCCTGCGCAAGTGTTCTTCGAGTGGAACACCGCTGCCCACGTCCAAGACAACGAGCAGAATCCGCTCAAGCGGCCCTTCACCAAAAAGGAGCTGCAGGACTTCTTCGATCATGCCGACGAGCAAGTGTCCCTGATTGCCAATGCCCGTAAGAAGGGCTGGCTGCCGGCTTACCGCGACTCGGTGATGTTCAAGGTGGCCTACTCCTACGGGCTGCGCTTCAATGAACTGCGACACCTGCAGACCGTCGACTTCTCGCGCAATCCGCACGCCGCCGAATTCGGGCGCTATGGCGCGGTTCTGATCCGGTACGGCAAGGCCAAAAAAGGCTCACCGCCGAAGCGGCGCACCGTGTTCACGGTGTTCGACTGGACACCCGAAGTCATCGCCGACTGGCTCACCCACGGCCAACCGTATATCGACGACAGCATTGACCTGTTCCCCAGCGAGCGCGGCAGCCTGATCGCTGAGACCACCCTGCTGCGCCGCTTCCGGCGCTACTGCGACGAACTGGATCTGCCGGCCGGACTGGATCTGCATTCGTTTCGCCGCTCGCACATCACCCACCTCATAGAGGACGGCTGGGACGCCAAATTCGTCCAAGACCAGGCCGGCCACGATGTCGCCAGCACCACATCCCTCTACACCGGTGTATCCAGCGACTACCGCACCCGCACACTGCGCCGCATGCTCGATCAGACCGTCAAAGATGCGCTCTCCTTCGGGGAAGAATCATCATGA
- a CDS encoding aminotransferase class V-fold PLP-dependent enzyme → MELATEYLAGLPHRPVDASTSYDEVVDALNRPLPDQGTNAVAVVEQLAATLGPATIACAGPRYFGLVVGGTLPAALAADWLVSTWDQTAYSRMSSPAGAAIDAAAERWVLDALGLPTDASVGFVTGATAGNVVGLLSARHVLLARRGWDVEADGLAQAPRVRVLVGDEVHPSVLQALQMIGLGARRVERVAVDAQGAMRADALADALAADSDPAIVCAQVGNVNSGACDPMSEIVAATHEHGGWVHVDGAFGLWACASPRLSALVQGVELADSWSTDAHKWLNVPYDCGLAIVADPQAARSALGANTSYLPTSSEREPGVLVPEMSRRARALPVYAALASLGREGLRQLIERCCDHADRLAQMIQGTHGFVVCNDVVLNQVLIRADDSDERTWLVAEFVRRSGEAWVAGTEWHGRAAIRVSFSNWTTADNDVDRLAEALRQSLAAARKAQQE, encoded by the coding sequence ATGGAACTGGCGACCGAATACCTGGCGGGTCTCCCACACCGGCCGGTCGATGCGAGTACCAGCTACGACGAAGTAGTCGATGCCCTGAACCGGCCGTTGCCCGACCAAGGCACGAATGCGGTCGCGGTAGTCGAGCAGTTAGCCGCAACTCTAGGCCCGGCAACGATTGCGTGCGCCGGCCCCCGCTACTTCGGCCTCGTCGTCGGGGGAACGCTACCCGCGGCGTTGGCTGCCGACTGGCTGGTATCGACATGGGATCAGACGGCGTACAGCCGGATGTCGTCGCCGGCGGGTGCTGCGATCGATGCCGCCGCCGAGCGCTGGGTTCTTGACGCTCTCGGGCTGCCCACGGACGCATCCGTGGGTTTCGTGACCGGAGCCACGGCGGGAAACGTCGTTGGGTTGCTTTCCGCACGGCACGTGCTGTTAGCGCGGCGAGGTTGGGACGTCGAGGCCGATGGGCTCGCGCAGGCACCCCGTGTTCGCGTGCTGGTGGGCGACGAGGTCCATCCCTCAGTACTGCAGGCGTTGCAGATGATCGGTTTGGGAGCGCGCCGCGTCGAGCGCGTTGCAGTCGACGCACAAGGAGCCATGAGAGCGGACGCGCTCGCCGACGCGCTCGCCGCTGACTCCGACCCCGCCATCGTGTGCGCACAAGTCGGCAACGTGAACTCCGGAGCGTGTGATCCGATGTCAGAGATCGTCGCGGCAACCCACGAGCACGGCGGATGGGTTCACGTTGACGGCGCGTTCGGACTATGGGCTTGCGCATCGCCGCGACTGTCGGCACTGGTTCAAGGTGTCGAGCTGGCCGATTCATGGTCGACCGACGCGCACAAGTGGCTCAACGTTCCCTACGACTGCGGCCTGGCCATCGTTGCCGATCCCCAAGCTGCCCGCTCGGCACTGGGCGCCAACACCAGTTATCTGCCCACTAGTAGCGAGCGCGAACCCGGTGTCCTGGTGCCCGAGATGTCCCGGCGTGCAAGGGCGTTACCCGTCTACGCAGCGCTCGCCTCGCTAGGCAGGGAGGGGCTGCGGCAACTGATCGAACGCTGCTGCGACCATGCCGACCGTCTGGCCCAGATGATCCAGGGCACGCACGGCTTTGTGGTGTGCAACGACGTCGTGCTCAACCAGGTCCTGATCCGTGCTGACGACAGCGACGAGCGCACGTGGCTTGTAGCAGAATTCGTGCGACGCAGCGGAGAGGCGTGGGTCGCGGGAACCGAATGGCACGGTCGAGCGGCGATACGTGTGTCCTTCTCCAACTGGACCACAGCGGATAACGACGTCGACCGCCTCGCTGAAGCGCTGCGGCAATCGCTGGCGGCGGCGCGAAAGGCTCAACAGGAGTAA
- a CDS encoding class I SAM-dependent methyltransferase — translation MTTTDLDADRALKARHRALWASGDYPAVAAELIPSLGAELVRACAVRPGERVLDVAAGSGNASIPAAAAGAVVTAGDLTPELFDAGRRIAAERGVDLEWVEADAEALPFADNGFDVVMSCVGVMFAPHHQGAADELVRVVRPGGRIGLINWTPDGFIGGLFATMKPYAPPPPPGAGPPPLWGSEDHVRSLFADHVIDLTLQRRTVRMDHCATPLEFREYWKRNYGPTIAAYRFNQDRPDRVAALDDDLLSFLTDQNRADEPGRTAYDAEYLLVTAVKKGGRTPTRADKHLFS, via the coding sequence ATGACCACCACCGACCTCGACGCGGACCGCGCGCTCAAGGCTAGACATCGCGCGCTGTGGGCCTCAGGTGACTACCCGGCCGTGGCCGCCGAGCTGATCCCGTCCCTGGGCGCCGAACTCGTCAGGGCCTGTGCGGTCCGCCCCGGCGAGCGGGTGCTCGACGTCGCCGCCGGATCGGGCAACGCGTCCATCCCGGCCGCGGCCGCAGGAGCTGTCGTCACTGCCGGTGACCTGACCCCTGAATTGTTTGACGCCGGTCGGCGCATCGCCGCCGAGCGTGGTGTCGACCTGGAGTGGGTCGAAGCAGACGCCGAGGCGTTGCCGTTCGCCGACAACGGTTTCGACGTCGTGATGTCCTGTGTCGGAGTGATGTTCGCCCCGCATCATCAGGGGGCAGCCGACGAGCTGGTTCGGGTGGTCCGGCCGGGCGGCAGAATCGGGCTGATCAACTGGACACCTGACGGATTCATCGGCGGGCTGTTCGCGACGATGAAACCGTATGCGCCGCCGCCACCACCGGGAGCCGGCCCGCCTCCGCTGTGGGGCAGCGAGGACCATGTCCGTTCGCTGTTCGCCGATCACGTCATCGATCTGACGCTGCAGCGCCGGACGGTGCGGATGGACCACTGCGCGACGCCGCTGGAGTTCCGCGAGTACTGGAAGCGCAACTACGGGCCGACCATCGCGGCGTACCGGTTCAATCAGGACCGGCCCGACCGGGTGGCCGCGCTCGATGACGACTTGCTGTCGTTTCTCACCGATCAGAACCGGGCCGACGAGCCGGGCCGCACGGCCTACGACGCCGAGTACCTGTTGGTGACGGCTGTAAAAAAAGGGGGCCGCACCCCAACCCGCGCCGATAAACATCTGTTCAGCTAG